Sequence from the Candidatus Thermoplasmatota archaeon genome:
CGCGCCCGAGAGCGATCCGTCGTACTCCTGCGCCGTCGTGATGTACACCGCGTGGTCGAGCCCGTCGCGGAACTGGCTCCACCAGATGGCGTGGTGCTTCGAGATGCCGCCGCCGAGCATCACGGCGCCGAGCTCCGTCGCGCCGTACACCAGGTCGGAAAGCGCCTGCTCGTCCGCGATGAGGTCGAAGCCGATCCCGCGCCGCTTCTGGCTGTGGAGCCACACCTGCGACCCGACGGCGCCGTCCGTGGGGCCGGGGACGAACACGGGGACGTCGCGCTCGTGCGCGGCGCGGAGGATCGAGTGCTCGGTGCGCGGCTCGCGCGCGAGGCGCCGGCCGAGTTCGCGGCACAAGTCCTTCGTGCTCCAGTACGGCTTCGCCGCGAACATCTCCGCGAACCACGGCTGGAGACGCTCCTCGAGGATCTCGCCGTACGACTCGTTCGGGACGAGGACGTTGCCGAGGCGGTTCACGCCGCGCTGGTGCAGGTCCTTGTCGTCCATCGCGAACGATCCCTGGTAGTAGTCGCGCCAGCTCCGCGCGAGGTCGTGGTCGAGCGTGCCGCACGTCGTGATGACGGCGTCCACGAGGCCGTCGCGGATCATCTGCGCGATGACGCCGCGGAGCCCGGTCGCGACCATCGCCGCCGGGAAGGAGAGGATCGTCGTGACCTTCGGGTCCGCGCAACGCGCGAGGATCTCGGCGCCGAGCGCGAGCTTCTTCGCGCTGAAGCCGCCCGCCTGGAACATCGCCTCCACGAGGTCGGCCGCGCCCATCGCGGGGTCGACCGTGTAGTCCCGCACCGGGTCGAGGCTCCCGCGCAACGCCTCCGTCGTGGACATCGCGGCGCGATCGGCGAGGCGCTATAAAGCGTTCGCGGGGGGCTCACACGGCGCGCTCGTACGTCACGACGTGGACGACCGCGTGGCACCGGCAGGCCTCCGCCGACACCTCGAGGGTGTGCGGGCCGGGGCGGAAGTTGTGGTGGTCGACGCGGTACTCGCGCGTGCCGGGCACGAGCGGGAGGCCGAAGCCGAACCCGGATCCCACGACGCCGTATTCCACGTAGCCCGGGATCTTGCGGACGAGCACGTCTCCGTGGGCGTTCGCGAGGTGGATCGTCGCCGTCTTGGCCACCGCGAGGGAGACCTCCGCTTGCTCGGCGTCGAGGCCCGCGCCGACGCGCAGCGGGACGGTCGGGAACTCGATCGGGAAGGTCTTCTTCGGGTTCGTCTCCCCGTCCGACACGGCGAAGCGCCAGCTCTTCCACCGCATCCCGAGCGGGAGCGCGCGCTCGGGGCTCGGCGCGTCGAGGGAGACCGTCACGAACCCGTTGTCCGTGTGATCGACGAGCAGCACGTAGTCTCCCGGACCGACGAGGGGCGTCGCATGGGCCTGCTTGTTGGACGACAGCGCGCATTCGCAGAGGAGCCTGTCATCGGGCCCGAAGAGGCGGTAGTGGCTGAGCACGCCCTTCGCGGGGTCGATCGGGACGCCCGAGACGATGAAGCGCGTGGCGTTCGCGGGAACCTCGATCTGGAGGGGAACGCCCGCGGGGATGCCGCCCTCGACGAAAGTGAGCGTCGCGGTGAGCTTGAACGCGAGCGGCTCAAGGATGAGGCCGGACCAGCAGACGACGCCGAATCCGGAGTAGGTGTCCTCGCCGTGGAACCCCTGGTCGCTGAAGTTCTGGCGCTGCGGGCCCCTGGCGTCGCCCCGCGCCGTGTAGTCGCCGCCTTCGCGGCCCCCGATCGAGTAGACGAGGTGCAGGTCGGCCCAGGAGTTGTCCTTGTTCTCGTACTCGAGGGCGACGTCGAACGTGAAGACGTCGCCGGGCCGCAAATCGTCGCCGAGGCTGAACCATCGCCAGTTGTGCGAGATGGGCGTGCGGCCCGTGGGCAGGCAGTTCGTCGTGTTCAGGGTGCCCGCGCGCTCGACGACGATCGGCTCGCGCGCCGGGTTCGTCTTGAAACGGACGGGGTGCGCGACGACCTTCTCCGTCCCGGAGGCGTTGTCCACCTCGACCTTGAAGGGCTTCTTCGGGCCCACGGGGGACGTGCCCGCGACGGCGCCCGCGTCGACCGAGTCGTTCGCGGCGGCGAGGGGGTCCGGGGCGGGCATATCGGCCGCGGGACCGAAGCACCCGGCGAGGGCGGGGAGGGCGAGGGCGAGGACGATGAGGATCGCGCGCATGGGCCTCGATCGGTCACCCCTGAAGGGACCTAAGAGCCTTGTGGTGAACGTGTTGAGCCGTGGCCCGGGCGGGGACGGAGGCTCACGTGACGACGTCCGCGAGGCGACCCGTCTCCGCGGCGCGACGGATCTCGAGCGCGACGCGGCGCCCCGTGCTCATGGGGCGTCGCCACAAGGCGTTCCCGTACGGGTGCCCCAGCGCGAGGTGCACGTTCGTGCCGCCGCCCACGCGGGGCGCGACGTCGTAGATGTAGAAGTTCATGTCCTTGTCCACGCACGTCTGCAGGCAGAAGGGCCCGATGATGCCGGGCTTGTAGTGCTCCTTGGACGCCGTGACGAACTTCTCCGCGAGGTCGTACACGTCCTCGAGCAGGCTCTCCCGGAGCGTCGCCGAGTTGTGGCCGACGACCGTCATCTCGGGGATGGCCTGCTTGCCGTGGAGGCGCAGCTGCTGCGCGGCGGGGAGGCGCACGTGGCCGTCGAGGCTCGACTCGAACCTCCAGTCGACGCCGAGGAGCTCGAGCGCGCTCGCGTCGTCCTCGAGCGGGGACCAGAAGAAGTTGAAGTTGAACACGGGACCGATGATGTAGCGCTCGATGCGCGCCTTGTCAAGGCTCTCCTGGTCGATGACGCCGTCCGCGAGGAGCTTCGCGGCCTTCTCCTTGTACTCCTCGAACGAGGCGGCCGTGAAGAAGCCGCGCTCGAGCTTCTTCTTCGCGTGATGGAGCTTCACGATGGAGAGCTCCGTGATGTCCTCGGGCTTCGCGATCTTCTCGGGGAACGGGAGGCCGGCCTTCTCGAGGAGCCAGTAGTAGTCGCGCTGCTCCGTGCGCTCTTCGCTCCGGAGCATGGCCCGGTTGCCGAAGATGGGGACCTCGAACGCGTTCTCGACGGCGTCGATGCCGCAGTAGACCGTGAAGGAGCGGTTCGGGACGAAGACGGCGTTCTCGGCGCGGAGGATCTCCTGCGTCCTCGGAGAGACGGCCTCGCGGAACTTGGGGAGGACGAGCGTGCGGTCGACGCACCCGCGCACGAGGCGGCCGCGCGCGTCGCGCCGGGCCTTGAAGTAGCGGTCGTACGTGAGGTGGCGTCCGTCCTCCGCGACGACGAGCGTCCGGAGGCCTTCGTCGGCGGCGCCGTCCGCAACGTCCACCGCGCTGTGGCTGCCCAGGACCGCGACGGTGAGCTTGCGGGGGTCGTAGCTCTCGAGCCGCTCGAGGATCCGCGCCCGGGGGATCATGCGCTCCCGAGAGCCGTGCGTCCCACAAGAAGGTTTCCGGGCTAGCCCCGGCCGACGAACCGGGCGAGGCGCGCGAGACCCTCCGCGAAGCGCTCGGGCGGGGCCCCGAATCCCAGACGGAGGTGTCCGGGGAGCCCGAAGTACGTCCCGGGCGCGACGAGGGTCCGCTCCCCGGCGAGGAGCCGGCGCGCGAAGGCCTCGTCGTCGACGCCGGCCGGGAGGCGGGGGGCGAACGCGACCCCGCCGTCCGGTTCAACCCAGTCGAAGAACGACTGGCCGTCGAGCCATTTCTCGAGGCGGCGCCAGTTCTCGTCCCGGATGGCCCGCGCACGGGCGAGAAGCGGCGCGCGGCGTTCGATCGCCTTGAGGGCGAGGCGCTGGAGGAGGGGGCTGTTCGAGATGGTCGTGAGGGCCTTCGCCTCGCGGAAGGCGGCGCGCAGCGGCTCCTCGGCGACGATCCACCCCGTGCGCAGGCCCCCGAGGCCGAGGCATTTCGTGAGGCTTCCCGCGACGACGATCGACGGGTGGAGGCCGAAGGCCGTCGGCGTCGGCTTCCGGGCGAGGTCCCGGAAGACCTCGTCGACGAGGACGACGGCGCCCACCTCCGAGGCGGCCTCCGCGATCGCGACGAGATCTCGGGGCGGCACGACGATGCCGGTCGGATTGTTGGGGCTTGCGAGCGACACGAGGCGCGTCCTCGGCGTGATCGCGCGCCGGACCGCGTCCGGGTCGAGGCGGAAGGCGTCCTCGAAGGGGCGCGCGACCGGCACGACCTTCGCGCCGAGGGCGCGCGGCACGCCTTCGAGCGGCCAGTACGTGGGGCGCTCCACCACGACCTCGTCGCCGGGGCCCGCAAGCGCGAGCGCGACCGCGAGGTCCGCCTCCGACGCGCCGACCGTGACAAGGACGTTCTCCTCGCGCGCGCCGTGCAGGCCCGCGATCGCGCGCGCGACGTCGCGCTCGTTCGGGACTTCGCCGTAGTCGAGATCCGCGATCGCGAGCGTCCCCTCGCCGAGGTCGGCGAGGGACGCGGCCGCGATGCCCGAATGGGCGAGGAGGCATTCCGCCGTACGCTCGTGCTCGGCGAGCCAGTTTTCGAGGCGGAACGGGGCGAGGCGCACGGGGGACGACCGGTCCCCGACGCCATCAAGGTTCGGGCGGCGGCGGCGCGCGGCCGTCACGGCGACCGTTCGAGGCGCCGGTAGCGCCGGGCCTGCTCGACGCGCGGGTCCTCCGGGATCCGCACGAGCTCGAAGGCCGCAAGCGCCGCGAGGATGAGGCCGAACCCGAGCTCGAATCCGTTCGTCGGGAAGCGGTAGCCGAGGCCGAGCAGGAGAGGGGAGGCGGCCATCCAGAGGCCGAACACGAGCACGGCCGCGAGGTAGCCGCGCGAGGTGCCGGCGGCGCCCTCGTACTGTCGCCAGATCACGATGCCCATGGTGAACAGGATGACGAGGGTGGCCCCGATGTCGGAGACGGCGAGCTTGCGGTCGGGCCCCGTCTCCGTCACGAGGAGCCCGAGGCTCAGGAAATGGGCGACCGCCGCGATCGCCACGATCGTCCAGCTGGTCTTCGTGACCACCGACCGCGCCGCCATGGCCTCCTTTCCCGGCCTCGGCCTTGAAGCGATTCCGACCGCCTCTTCGATGGTCCGGCCGGCTGCGGGCAACGTATATGACCGGGACGGACCAAGGGAACCGCCATGCCGGATCCGCATCGCGGCGGCGACGAGCCGACGAGCCTTCCTCGCCAGGTCCTGCTCGTGGTCGACGACGAGGTCGACATCCGCGAATCGCTCAAGGACCTCTTCGAGGGCGGCCTCGAGGGCGTGGACGTGAAGCTCGCCGAAAGCGGTCCCGAGGCCCTCGCGATGCTCGCGGACGTCGACGTCGACGCGATCGTCACCGACTACAGGATGCCCGGCATGAGCGGGCTCGAGTTCCTCGCGGAAGCCCGCCGGATCGCGCCCGACATCCCCGCGATCCTCATCACGGCGTACCCCGACCTCGACCTCGCGATCCGGGCCGTGAACGAAGCCCGCGTCACGAGCTTCTTCACGAAACCGCTCGAGCCCGTGACCGTCCTCGACGTGGTCCGCCGCGCGCTCGACGACCGCCGGGCGGACGACCTGCGCAACCGCGCCTTCGCGCGGTCGCTCGACCTGCTGCGCCGCGAGATGCGCGGCCACTGAGGGCCGCTTGACGACCGCCGGGCCGCGATGACGCGAGGGCGCTCGCGCGGGCGGCTTGCGATCGCTACACGAGCTCGCGCGCGGGCGGCTTGCGATCGCTACACGAGCTCGCGCGCGCGGGATGCGACGGAATCGATCCGCGGGCGGAGCGCCGGAACGACGGGAGCGGGCGCCGCGAACGGGACCGCGAAGCGGAACGTCGCCCCCAGGCCTGGACCCGGGGACTCGCCCCAGAGGTGCCCGCCGTGCAGATCGACGATGCCTTTCGAGACGTAGAGGCCGAGACCGCTTCCGCCCCGCCGGGCCGCATCCGGCTCGTGGAGCTGGCTGAACGGCTGAAAGAGGCGCGAGGCCGCCTCGGCCGTAAATCCGAGACCGGTGTCGCGGACGGAGACGAGCGCCTGCCCCGGGAGGCGTCGGGTCTCGACCTCGACGAGCCCGCCGTCGGGCGTGAATTTCATCGCGTTCGAGAGGAGGTTGAACAGGACCTGCGTGAGACGCTTCGCGTCTCCTTCGACTTGGAGGTCGGGGTCGAGCCTGACCTCGAGGCGGATCGACCGCTGGCGCGCGGCCTCGTGGAAGCTCTCGACGGCTTCAAAGACGACGCGGTTGAGGTCGACCGGCCGCCGCTCGATGCCCACGCGCCCCGCCTGGAGCTTCGCGACCTCGAGCACGTCTCCGACGAGGCGGCTCAACCGGTCGACGTTGCGCTCGAGGATCCGGATCGCGCGATCCTGCGGTTCGCTGAGCGGGGAGGCGCGCAGCACGTGGATCTGGAGCTTGATGGGCGTGAGCGGCGTGCCGAGCTCGTGCGCGGCCGTGTTGATGAAAAGCGTCTTGAATTCGTCAAGCTCCTTCAGGCGCTCCAGCTCCTTCATGCGCTCGATGCCCGCGACGCGCTCGGCTTCGAGGCGCTTGCGCTCCGTCGTGTCGCGGATGATCCACGTCACAAACCTCCCCTCGGCCGTTTCGAGGGGGCTTGCGGCGAGGTCGGCATCGAACAGCGTCCCGTCGGCCCGCGCGCACGTGACCTCGATCGGCTCGTCGCCGGTCCCGCGCGCCTCCGCGAGCGAGGCGAGCGCGCGCGTCCGCCCCGGCCCGCCCGCGAGGAGGCTGCCCACGAACTCCCCGACGAGGCGGCCCCGGCCGCGGCCGAAGGCGCTGTCGGCGCGCGAGTTCGCGAGCGTCACGCGACCCGCCGGATCCAGGATGACGATGGGATCGGGCGCGCCCTCGACGAGACGCCTGAACCGCGCTTCGGCGACGCGGGCCGCCTGCGTGTCCGCCTCGCTCTCGAGGCGCGCGCGGATGTGGCCGAGACTTTCGCGCGCAAGCAGCGCGCCGAGGGCGCCGAGGAAGAGGATGTAGGTCGCGCGCACGGCCACCTCCGCCCCGTGGCCCGCAAGCTCGCCGGTGGCGCCGAGAAGCAGGAGGTACGCCGCCGCGTAGCCGACCGCGACCGCGAGCGTCGCGCGCGCGTCGAAGCGCAGGAAGACCGCCGCGAGCGAGACGTACCAGAGCACGTAGAACGGGGACTCGAATCCGCCGGTCGCGTGGATCCAGACGGCGATGAGGCCCGCATCGGCCGCCGTATAGGCCCAGCTGCGCGCGAGCAGGGGCTTGGGACGCCGCGCCCCGAGGGTCACGGCGAAGAAAGCGTACCCGAGGGCAACGCCGATCACGGCGAGGGCGAGCGTCTCGTGCGTGCCGTCGCGGGGAAGGAACACGAGATAGAGGAGGCTGTTGAAGGCGACGACGGCGGCCCGCACCCATGCGATGCCGACCTCCGCGCGCGCCGCCTTCGCAAGCGCCGCGTCGACGAGCGCCATCCACCCCGTCATCGGGCGGCAAGAGGGTTAAACGCGCGCCCGCCGGCGCGACACCCCGGCTGCACGCGAGGCCCGCAGGGTATTTAGCGGGCCCCTGCGCTTTCCGGCCGGTCGCCATGAGCAAGAAGCGTCCTCTGGACGTCCTGAACGGGAGCCTCAACAAGCGCGTCATCGTCCACCTGCGCGGCGGACGCGAGTACCGCGGGCTCCTCGATGGCTACGACCACCCGCACATGAACCTCGTCGTGAAGAACGCGGAGGAGGTCACGAACGTCGGGAAGCCCGACGAGAAGACGACCGCCCGCGAGCTCGTCGTCATCCGCGGCGACAACATCATCTACATCAGCCCCTGAGGGCCGGTGCGTCGCTCGCCCGCTCGCGGTCCCGCGCCGGTCCGCCTTCGGAGGAAGCGCGTCGGAGCCCGAAGACCGGGACCGGGGCGAACGCCGCGGGGCGGCCCCGGGCGGGCCGGATGCCGTTGCTGTTGGGAAACAAGAAGCGGGCGCGCTTGGGGCGCGCCCGGCGCTCGTCCTTTCAGCCGCGGTTCTTGATCTGGAGCACCTCGACGATGCGCTCCGCCTCGGCCTCGGGGACTTCGAGGCTCTTCGCGATGCGCTCGAGGAACTTGAGTTCGTCGTCCGAGACCTCGCCGTCGGCGAGGACGAGGTCGGTCGAGATCGCGAAGGCCGTCGCGCGCAGGTCCTTCGGGATCGCGGCGGACGATTCCGCAAGGAGCGTGTCCACGCCCTTCGAGCGGGCGCGCTTCACGACCTTCTCGAAGACGGCGTTGAATTCGCGGGGGTTCATCGCGCGGAAGAGCTTCATGCGGGAAAGCGTCGCGCCCAGGCTCTGCGCCTCCTCCTCGGTCAGGACGCCGTCGGCCGCGACAGCCGCAAGCGCGATGCCGGCGAAGCCTTCCGCCGCGTTCAACTGGCCTTCCGTTCCGCGGAGCTTGTCGAAGAGACCCATGGGGATCGCTCGTGATTCAGGGTCCCGCACTTGAGCCTTTCCCATGGCGGGCCGGGCCGCCCCGTTGTGAAACCTGCTCACTCCGCTTCACAGCATTTAAATAGGGTGGGGCCCTCTGACGCCCTATCCCGGTCGAGGACGTGGCCTTCGGGTCGTGTCTGGAATCGGGACAGTGAGTGGATTAGAATGGGTTTCCGTGACCGCCCCAGCGGTCCCCGCGAGATGTTCGACGCCGTGTGCGCCGACTGCAAGCAGCAGACGAAGGTCCCCTTCCGCCCGACGGAGGGTCGCCCGGTGTACTGCCGCGACTGTTTCCAGAAGCGCTCGCCCCCGCGCAGCGGCGGCGGCGGCTACCGCCGCTGAAGCAATTCGGCCTACGGCGCGACGGCCGGGCGCGCTGGTTTTCCCGGCCCACGTTTTCTTCTTCACGAGCTTCGAGCGACAGCCCTCCTCCGAAGCCCAAAAATACCGCGCCGCCCATCGGGCGGCCGTGACGTCCCTCGCCCTCCCCCAGTCCCCGGAGGACCTCGAGTCCTTCTCGGGCCCGTTCGGCTACGCCGTGGTGCGCAAGCCCACGAGCGCGACCGCCCCGAAGAGCATCGGGAACTCCGAGGGCAAGTTCTTCGGATTCCATCGCGTCGTCTTCGTCCTCAAGGGGCGCGGCACCGACGTCTACCAGGTGAAGGACCTCGACGAGGGGCGCCTCGTCGCGAAGACGCTCGTCGACCATGGACACCTGAACGGCCTCAAGCCCAACGGCGGCGGCCGCTACAAGCCGTGATCACCATGCCCAGGGAGACCGCCGCGGACGTCGTCGAGAAGCGCCGGCAAGACCGCCTCAAGGGCGCCTCCACCTGCACCGCCTGCGGGTCGCGCGCCGTCACGGGGGGCGGCGCCGCGACGCCGGGCGCCCCGTACCGCATCCTCAAGGGCGGCATGCACCTCGGCGACGTCCCGCTCACGCGCGACGACCACGTCTGCCACTTCTGCTACATCTCCGGCCGCGTCCGGGACCGCACGCCGGTCTGACGTCCGGGCGGCGCGCCGCGGGCCTTCATTCGTTCCGTCGCCGCGTGGCGGCGCGTTCGGCCTGTCGGCGCTCGCGTTCCGCCTGGTCCTCGGCGAGGCCTTCCCACTCGAGGCCGGACGGCTCGCCCGCGCCTTCCGCGCCGTCCTCCCACGCCCGCATGAGGCCGAGCCACGCGCCGCGGACGTGGCGATAGACGAAGGGGAAGGCGAGCGCGAAGACGACGAACGTCAGCGCGAAGCGGGCGTCCCGTGTCAGGCCCGGGACGGCGCCGAGGACGAGCCACGCGAGCGCCGCGAACGGAAGCGAAAGGATGAGCGTCGTCTCCGTGGAGCCGAGCCATTCGCCGCGCTCGCGCATGTGGCGCACGCCGCAGGCGGGACAGCGCCTCGCGGGCGTGATGAATCCGGTGAAAAGCGGCGCCCGCGCGCAATTGGGGCACCTGAGGGCGAGGCCGCGGCCGATCGCACGGAGCGTCACGCCCATGGCGTGGAACGGGCCTTTGGCCACGATAAGGATTCTTGCACGGGAGAAGGGTCGGGCGGCCGGTCGACCCGGCCGCCCGGTGCCGCGTCAGAGCGCGACGGGGCTCGCGAGGCGCCCGATGACCTCGTCCTTGCGGGCCTTCGAGGCGTCGAGCACGACCTCGAGCACGTCGGCGAGGCTCTCCGCGAAGACGAGCTCCACGCGCTTGTCGTCCTCGTCGAGGAGCACGTCCTTGCGGGCGTTCTCGGGCACGATGACCCCGCGGTAGCCGAGCTCGGCCGCCGCCTCGATCATCTGCGTGACGCCGGGGACGTTGCGGAGCGACCCGCTCACGGTGAGCGTGCCCACCATGGCCCAGCCCTGGTCGACCGGGACGCGCTCGAGCGCGCTTACGGCCGCGACGGCCGCCGCGAGGCCGATGCCGTCGGCCTCGATCTTCTCGTCGGCGACGAGCGCCTGCACGTGGACGTCGAACTCCTTGATCGTCTCGCCGCGCATCGTCTTGAGGAGCGCCGAGACGTTGTCCGCGGCCGTCGGGCTCATGGCGTGGAGCGCGCGGTTCGCGATGAACGTGCCCGCGTGCCGGTTGAGCGCGGGCGTGACCGCGGCCTCGACGGGGACGACCATGCCGGCGGGCTCGCCGACCTCGCCCGTGCCGATGAAGCCGAGGCCCGTCGCCGCGCCGACGACGCTGCCCGAGACCCTGACGGCGTCGTTCGAGCGCTGGCGCTCGATGTCCCTGTCCAGGATCTGCTGCTCGAGCGAGCGGCTGATGCGCTTCGCGTGGCGGACGTGCTCGCTCGTGACGACGGGCGCGCCCGCCTCGCGGGCAATGTCGCCGGCCGTCCGCACGAGACCGCCGAGCTCGCGCAGCCGGAGCGTGAGCTTCCCGCTGCGGCCGCTGCGACGCTGCGCCTCGCGGATGACGAGGGCCGTCGCGTCGAGGTCGAAGTGGGGGATCTTGCCGTCGCGCTGGACCTCCTGCGCGACGAAGCGGACGAGCTTCCGGCGGTTCTCGGCCGTGTCGTCCA
This genomic interval carries:
- a CDS encoding DUF983 domain-containing protein, which produces MGVTLRAIGRGLALRCPNCARAPLFTGFITPARRCPACGVRHMRERGEWLGSTETTLILSLPFAALAWLVLGAVPGLTRDARFALTFVVFALAFPFVYRHVRGAWLGLMRAWEDGAEGAGEPSGLEWEGLAEDQAERERRQAERAATRRRNE
- a CDS encoding CxxC-x17-CxxC domain-containing protein; this translates as MFDAVCADCKQQTKVPFRPTEGRPVYCRDCFQKRSPPRSGGGGYRR
- a CDS encoding deoxyhypusine synthase: MSTTEALRGSLDPVRDYTVDPAMGAADLVEAMFQAGGFSAKKLALGAEILARCADPKVTTILSFPAAMVATGLRGVIAQMIRDGLVDAVITTCGTLDHDLARSWRDYYQGSFAMDDKDLHQRGVNRLGNVLVPNESYGEILEERLQPWFAEMFAAKPYWSTKDLCRELGRRLAREPRTEHSILRAAHERDVPVFVPGPTDGAVGSQVWLHSQKRRGIGFDLIADEQALSDLVYGATELGAVMLGGGISKHHAIWWSQFRDGLDHAVYITTAQEYDGSLSGARLEEAISWGKLKETARFVNIEGDATLILPLVYAASRRAR
- a CDS encoding LSM domain-containing protein — its product is MSKKRPLDVLNGSLNKRVIVHLRGGREYRGLLDGYDHPHMNLVVKNAEEVTNVGKPDEKTTARELVVIRGDNIIYISP
- a CDS encoding aminotransferase class I/II-fold pyridoxal phosphate-dependent enzyme, translating into MRLAPFRLENWLAEHERTAECLLAHSGIAAASLADLGEGTLAIADLDYGEVPNERDVARAIAGLHGAREENVLVTVGASEADLAVALALAGPGDEVVVERPTYWPLEGVPRALGAKVVPVARPFEDAFRLDPDAVRRAITPRTRLVSLASPNNPTGIVVPPRDLVAIAEAASEVGAVVLVDEVFRDLARKPTPTAFGLHPSIVVAGSLTKCLGLGGLRTGWIVAEEPLRAAFREAKALTTISNSPLLQRLALKAIERRAPLLARARAIRDENWRRLEKWLDGQSFFDWVEPDGGVAFAPRLPAGVDDEAFARRLLAGERTLVAPGTYFGLPGHLRLGFGAPPERFAEGLARLARFVGRG
- a CDS encoding PAS domain-containing sensor histidine kinase is translated as MALVDAALAKAARAEVGIAWVRAAVVAFNSLLYLVFLPRDGTHETLALAVIGVALGYAFFAVTLGARRPKPLLARSWAYTAADAGLIAVWIHATGGFESPFYVLWYVSLAAVFLRFDARATLAVAVGYAAAYLLLLGATGELAGHGAEVAVRATYILFLGALGALLARESLGHIRARLESEADTQAARVAEARFRRLVEGAPDPIVILDPAGRVTLANSRADSAFGRGRGRLVGEFVGSLLAGGPGRTRALASLAEARGTGDEPIEVTCARADGTLFDADLAASPLETAEGRFVTWIIRDTTERKRLEAERVAGIERMKELERLKELDEFKTLFINTAAHELGTPLTPIKLQIHVLRASPLSEPQDRAIRILERNVDRLSRLVGDVLEVAKLQAGRVGIERRPVDLNRVVFEAVESFHEAARQRSIRLEVRLDPDLQVEGDAKRLTQVLFNLLSNAMKFTPDGGLVEVETRRLPGQALVSVRDTGLGFTAEAASRLFQPFSQLHEPDAARRGGSGLGLYVSKGIVDLHGGHLWGESPGPGLGATFRFAVPFAAPAPVVPALRPRIDSVASRARELV
- a CDS encoding tellurite resistance TerB family protein → MGLFDKLRGTEGQLNAAEGFAGIALAAVAADGVLTEEEAQSLGATLSRMKLFRAMNPREFNAVFEKVVKRARSKGVDTLLAESSAAIPKDLRATAFAISTDLVLADGEVSDDELKFLERIAKSLEVPEAEAERIVEVLQIKNRG
- a CDS encoding formate--phosphoribosylaminoimidazolecarboxamide ligase family protein, with translation MIPRARILERLESYDPRKLTVAVLGSHSAVDVADGAADEGLRTLVVAEDGRHLTYDRYFKARRDARGRLVRGCVDRTLVLPKFREAVSPRTQEILRAENAVFVPNRSFTVYCGIDAVENAFEVPIFGNRAMLRSEERTEQRDYYWLLEKAGLPFPEKIAKPEDITELSIVKLHHAKKKLERGFFTAASFEEYKEKAAKLLADGVIDQESLDKARIERYIIGPVFNFNFFWSPLEDDASALELLGVDWRFESSLDGHVRLPAAQQLRLHGKQAIPEMTVVGHNSATLRESLLEDVYDLAEKFVTASKEHYKPGIIGPFCLQTCVDKDMNFYIYDVAPRVGGGTNVHLALGHPYGNALWRRPMSTGRRVALEIRRAAETGRLADVVT
- a CDS encoding response regulator, which produces MPDPHRGGDEPTSLPRQVLLVVDDEVDIRESLKDLFEGGLEGVDVKLAESGPEALAMLADVDVDAIVTDYRMPGMSGLEFLAEARRIAPDIPAILITAYPDLDLAIRAVNEARVTSFFTKPLEPVTVLDVVRRALDDRRADDLRNRAFARSLDLLRREMRGH